The following nucleotide sequence is from Triticum dicoccoides isolate Atlit2015 ecotype Zavitan chromosome 7B, WEW_v2.0, whole genome shotgun sequence.
TGATGGAGCTCAACAAGGCAAAAGGGTTAGGGTTGAAGGCTGAAGAAGAGGTCCTTAAATAGTGTAGGGTTTTTTTAGCCAATGAATAGTGTAGGTGAGTAGGGGGTTTTTCTGCCCGTTAAACCCATGTGCACGGGTTAAGTCAGAAAATGTTAGACGCACAATTCAAAAAGGGTTAGATTTGAAGGTGGAAGAAGGGGTCCTtaaatcatgtattttaaaaataataAACACTTATATAAATATGTTTttgatgtatatgaaaaatgatgaCGTGTACAAAAAAGTTAACATGAGTTGGAATAAAGATGAAAATCGAcagagaaacaaaagaaaacaaaaaacccaacaaaaacaaaaaaaatcaagaaAAGACCTGAATAAACCAATGCCAATGAATGAAACGGTTAAACCCGAAAAAAAGCAAAGAAGAACAAAGAAAATTgatgaaaacaaaaaaaaacagggaaaatgaagaaaaatgaaataaaaaggAAAGCAGAAAACAGTAAAAAAACaggaaagaaacaaataaaaaagaaaaaaaacaagcaacaaaaatgaaaaatgaaaaaaccgataaaaaacaaaaagaaaagcgaTCAGTGTACAACGAGCTACAGGGTCCGAACGAGCTGTGCCGAAGGTCCGGCCCATATGCACGCGCCCTTGAGGCGAGAGGAATACTATACTCGCTCTAAGCGAGATATAGCGCATTCGCGCATGTTTACACACACAAACTGGCTTTTCTTGCGTCCAGCGCAAACAACCAAACGCATCAATACACTGCAGCTACGACCCTGGTCCCTAAAATGACTAATTAAAGGGTACCCTTTTGCAAATATATATCTCATCTTCTCAACCGCTGATAAGTGACGATGTGCATGTGTGTGTCACTTGTTGCAACCTgagtgtttttcttttttttttatatATTCAACTGTTGAAAATGTTATATCTACTAATACAATGCCCGTGCGTGCTACAGAATCATAAAAATGATGATGAGATACTATTGGCTTAGGAAAACATCAAAGAAGATGATGATGTCTTATGTCTATTGCATAGTTTATGATTAAAAAGGGAGAGTAAACAAAATGAAAGGTCATGTTGTAGTCACTAACTCACTCATGATTTTTAAGGGACTATTGTAGGTCCTTTGCAAGATTTATAGTGAGATATCATTTTAAACTTTAAAACATAAGTGAATGGACATAAGTAATTTGAAtgcacaagatcgtggatttggtaAGAGGACAACGTTTATGACCACGTTGAAATTGCAATGTGTACCGATGTTCTACTATGCTATAGAACTGAAAGAATTGATCAGGTATATAAATTAGAATAAAGACCATGATTTTGAATTGGAATCGTGTGCATTTATATTTTGTGTTTTTATAAGAGTGTTATGCTTATATTAGTGTAACAGTGTTTTTGTTTATCTGGGATGAGATAGATCTCGCAATAGTAACATTTGTTTATTACTATATCTTTTGAAAGGTTGTTAGTCTCACACGTGGGTAGAAGGGCATTTGTTTATTTGTATGATCCCACATGTGAATTCATCATCAACTCCAATCTTTATAAGTAGGATAGTACCGTGCGTCCAAATTTGTGTTCATCGATGGATTTCCGGCATCGAGACTTTTGAAACTAGATCTTATGTTAAcatgttttgatgaactttttttctcaCAAAAAACCAATAAAAATTGAAAACCATAAAAGTAAAAAATCCAATAAACAAACAGAAACTGAAAAAACCAataagagaaaaagaagaagaaaccggAGCCAGGTAGCACGTTTGCGATTTTTCTGCCTTTTCCACTTTCGAGAAGAATAATTTTCTGTTGCACACAAAAGCAAATCTGTACTTTCACAATAAGCAAAATTATACTTCTCGTGAAAGAAAACCTTTTTTGAGAGCACCCGCAGGAGCAAATATGTGCTTCTACTAGAAGCAAATTTGTGCTCTTGTGAAGGCACAATTTTTTCCCGTTTTTATGAAACAGATTCAAAAACAAATTGTCCAAAACATAGGAAAACCCATGCAAAAAACGAAAATCCAAAAATAAAACATCTAAAACCTGAAAACACGTACAGAAATTAAAAAACCGAAACCAAAGGGAGCATCTAGCACGTAACACGTGCACAATTGACGCTCACAAGTCAAAAAGTGACCCTTGGAGTAGACCCGCAAGTGGTAACCCTTGATAGTGCTCCCCTGATACCGTCTAATTTTTGCTGCCATGAAAGTTGCGTTCGTGTTTATTTTCCGGCCCATCGTTTGCTTGTCGAATCATTGCCGAGTAGGTTGAAAATAAAGAACGGGGTGATGACTAGTCAGACTAGTCACACTGCCTGAGCTACGTCCTCAGCAGCAGCAATTACTGTACTAGTACCTCGAGCCACTCTCGATCACTTGATGCAATGCTTGTTGGGCAAATAAGCTGCAGCCGCGGGTCGGTCGCGTCGAGCGCGTGAGCCACGCACACGCTGGGCGTGACGGGCGCGTCAGGTCCGCACCGTAGGCGTGCGTGTGGTGCACGGGCGTGACCGTGCACGAGAAcactgtgtgtgtgcgcgcgtataGGTGTAGGTTGTTGGCGAGCCGTACGGTGCGACCGGGGCCGTTTTGTTGGTGCTCATCGTGAGACACGCGCGCCGGCTCGGGGCCATAAAGCCGTGCGGTGACCGTTGTAACAGCTGAGGTGCTCGAGTTCGTGCTTGAGGAGTAAAAGGCCGTCGGTGCGGCGGGCGTTCGTGCGGCGGAAACCTCCTGTGTCCACTGTTTCCTTCTTCCTTCTCGTTCTGTCGTTCGAgcgcagaaagagagagagagagcggggctAGCTAGGGTTTAGGGTAGAcaccaacaattggcatcagagctaggtgaGGGAGCTCGTCGACAGCGATGGCGATCGTGCCACACGGCGCAGGCGGGAGCTCGGTGTCCATGGCGATGCCGTTGCTCACGCCGGACAGCTACACGGTGTGCGCGATCAAGGCACAGGCAATCCTCGACGCTCACATGCTCTGGGAGGCGGTGGCTCCGGCGGGCGACGCAGCGGTGAATGGGAAAAATGCAAGACGGCGCACGTGATGCTCCTCGGCGCGCTGTCAGAGGACTTGCTACTGCAGGTAGCGACGAAGCTTATCGCCAGGGAGGTATGGGACTTTCTGAAGGTGAGGTTCGTCGATGCCGATCGGGTGTGGGCGGCCCGGCTGGCGACGCTCCGCGACGACTTTGATCGCCTGAAGATGGCGGACGGCGAGGCTCTGGACGTGTACGCCGGCAGGTTCGGCGCGATGACGGGCGCTACGCAAGCCTGGGGGAGACGCTCGGCGACGTGGCGCTCGTGAAGAAGCTTTTGTACACCGTCCCCGACCGCCTGTTTGCCGTCGTCGCCAGGATCAAGCACTTCTGCAACGTCGACGAGATGGCGTTCGACGAGGCACCCAGGCGGCTATGTGCGTTCGAGGAGCGGACGAGGTGTCGCGAACAAGACGTCGACGAGTGCGGGGGTAAGCAACTGCTCATGATGGCGGCACAGTGGGCAGCGCGGGAGCGGCGACACGGCAGCGCACGGGACGACGATGACGGCAACAACGTGGTGTCGGGCAACTGCGGGAACCGGCGCGGGCGCTGCTACAGCTGCGGCGAGCGTGGCCACTTCAAGCATGAGTGCCCCAAGCTGTAGAGGGTGCCGGCTGTGGAGCGGGCACTGCTGGCGGACGCAGGCGTCGAGGACGACAGCCTCCTCTGAGCCACGGCTTAGGAGGTGAAGTGTTGGGCAAATAAACCGCGGCCGTGGGTCGGCCGTGTCGGGCGCATGCATGGGCGCGCGTTGGGTGATGGGCGCGTCGGGTCCATGCTGTAGGTGTGCGTGTGTGTGGTGCACGGGCATGTCCGTGCACGAGAACACAGTGTGTGTAGGTGTAGGTTGTTGGTGAGCCGTACGTTGCGATCGGGGCCCGTTCTGTTGGGGCTCACCGCAAGACGCGCACGTTCGAGCGCATTGCGGGCACTGTCAGAGTGTGCGGAGCGTGGGCATGATCACGGACGAGTGGAGGCGTGGGTATGTGCCCAGTGCGCCGGCTCGAGGCTATAAAGCGGTGACCATTGTAACAGCTGAGGTGCTCAAGTTCGTGCTTGAGAGTAAAAGGCCGTCGGTGTGGCGGGCGTTCGTGCGCCGGAAACCTCCTTTGTCCactgtctccttcctcctccttctgtCGTCCGAGCGCAGAAAGAGAGCGAAGCTAGCTAGGGTTTAGGGTAGACACCAACAATGCCAGCCTCGACTCACCTCCATGTCCCAGAGATGCCTCCGTCGGTGCGTAATTTCAGAGCGTACGAAGAGAGGGTTAGTATCAGGAACATTAGAAACGGAGATAGAGTAGGCCAAGAAATTCAAGAAATGTTGGCTTTTATATCTTGAAAACATTTCATCCAGTTGGCTAATTTTCCTGCAGCTCTCCAGTGGTCACAAATTTTGGGAGACAAGGAGGCCGGCCTGGAAATCGACTCCACATATGAACATGCAGACCAGCTAGGACGAAAAGAACAGCTCTAGCTGAAGCCGCGGAGGACAAAGAACGGACAAAAACAGAGTAGTAGCTCTGGCTACGCTAGTAGTCCTGCTTGCGACCAGCTCGCTCGCCGGCGGGCCGGCCGTCCTAGTGCGGCTGGCGGGCGTCGGAGGAGGAGAGCACGAAGCGCGAGGCGAAGGTGTAGTGGTGGCAGAGGTGGCCGCCGCCGGCGACTTCGTTGTCCAGCGCCGAGCCGAAGCCGTCGCCGTCGAAGTTGCGCGCGTAGCTCAGCGGGTCGTACTGGCGGCACCGGGACGACCCGCCTGTGGGAGCCGGACTGCACAGCAGCATCTTGCTCCGCCTCCGCAGCCTCCGCACCAGCCGGGCCAGCGCCAGCCCGAACCCTGCCGGGCCCCTCCGGCCGCggcacgacgacgacgacgaggcatTTCCCAGATCCCCCATCTCGGTCGACCGCTCCTGCTCCGGTTGATTCCGGGAGAATGTATGTATCTCGGTGGTTGGTTGGTCTCTTGGTTGGTCTCTTAGAGGCGTAGGTGGGAGATTCCGTGGTGTTGGTGGCGCCGATTTATAGGAGTTGTCGAGCTGATCCGCCAGTGAGTGGAGTGGAGCGGGGTTGTGGGAACAGTGCCTGGTGATGGCGGGGAGCGGTTTCGCGTCTCCCATGTCACCATGTGCTCCGGACATACGAGAGCGTATAGAAAAGTACACTCTGCTGGAGCCAGTGTAGAGTAGGTATGGTTCTTTCTTGGTTTATTATCGTAGGATGATAAACTAATTAAAGTGGCTTCAAGCACAAGGATGAGCCACGAGCCTCCTCTTTGCATCTACTCAACCTAGTGAGCAAGTCTCGAGTGAGTTGCTTTTTCGGTTGCAAAAGAGAATTAACTGATGAACCTAGTTCGTTACTGTAGCTAAGACTGATGATGATTAGGGAGCTCCAGGAATCAAGGGATGCTGTGCTGTGTGTGAGCAGCACTGCAGCAAGCTGGCCGGCCGTCCAGAAAGCACC
It contains:
- the LOC119335854 gene encoding uncharacterized protein LOC119335854; the encoded protein is MGDLGNASSSSSCRGRRGPAGFGLALARLVRRLRRRSKMLLCSPAPTGGSSRCRQYDPLSYARNFDGDGFGSALDNEVAGGGHLCHHYTFASRFVLSSSDARQPH